In one Bradyrhizobium cosmicum genomic region, the following are encoded:
- a CDS encoding thiamine phosphate synthase: MPYPDRFYPVVDSLAWVERLTKLGVGTIQLRAKDLDDSQALQLVTDALAITNGTQARLVVNDYWRAAIVAGAKYLHLGQEDLAEADLEAIREAGLSLGISTHDDAELETALAAKPDYVALGPIFFTTLKSMRFEPQGIPKITDWKKRIGSIPLVAIGGIKFEHAAEIFAAGADSIAVVSDVTQNADPDARVRQWLGLSAEAA, encoded by the coding sequence ATGCCGTATCCTGATCGCTTTTATCCCGTCGTCGACAGCCTTGCCTGGGTCGAGCGCCTGACCAAGCTCGGCGTCGGCACCATTCAGCTACGCGCCAAGGACCTCGACGACTCCCAGGCCCTGCAGCTCGTCACCGACGCGCTCGCCATCACGAATGGCACGCAGGCCAGGCTCGTCGTCAACGACTATTGGCGCGCGGCGATCGTCGCCGGCGCAAAATATCTGCATCTCGGCCAGGAGGATCTGGCCGAGGCCGACCTCGAGGCTATCCGCGAGGCGGGCCTCTCGCTCGGCATCTCCACCCATGACGACGCCGAGCTTGAAACCGCGCTCGCGGCCAAGCCCGATTATGTCGCGCTCGGCCCGATCTTCTTCACCACCTTGAAGTCGATGCGCTTCGAACCGCAGGGCATTCCGAAGATCACGGACTGGAAGAAGCGCATCGGCAGCATCCCGCTGGTTGCGATCGGCGGCATCAAGTTCGAGCACGCCGCGGAGATCTTTGCGGCCGGCGCGGATTCCATCGCCGTGGTGTCCGACGTGACGCAGAACGCCGACCCGGATGCGCGGGTGCGGCAGTGGCTCGGCCTTTCAGCGGAGGCCGCGTGA
- a CDS encoding thiazole synthase: MVNFYGKTFASRLLIGSALYPSPAIMQAAIRASGSNIVTVSLRRESAGGKTGDAFWNLIRELDVAVLPNTAGCRTVREAVTTAKLARELFGTNWIKLEVIADNDTLQPDVVGLVEAAAILIKDGFEVFPYCTEDLSVANRLVDAGCKVVMPWAAPIGSAKGITNRDALKLLRERLPDITLVVDAGLGAPSHAAQALELGYDAVLLNTAIAKAADPVAMANAFRLGIEAGRTAYEAGLMNARDFASPSTPVVGTPFWHAVS; encoded by the coding sequence ATGGTCAATTTCTACGGCAAAACCTTCGCCTCCCGTCTCCTCATCGGCAGCGCGCTCTATCCCTCACCCGCAATCATGCAGGCGGCGATCCGCGCCTCGGGCTCGAACATCGTCACGGTGTCGCTGCGGCGCGAATCCGCCGGTGGCAAGACCGGCGATGCGTTCTGGAACCTGATCCGCGAACTCGACGTCGCCGTGCTGCCGAACACCGCCGGCTGCCGCACCGTGCGCGAAGCCGTCACCACCGCCAAGCTCGCGCGCGAGCTGTTCGGCACGAACTGGATCAAGCTCGAAGTGATCGCCGACAACGACACGCTGCAGCCCGACGTCGTCGGCCTGGTCGAAGCCGCCGCCATCCTGATCAAGGACGGCTTCGAGGTGTTCCCCTATTGCACCGAGGATCTCTCGGTCGCCAATCGTCTGGTCGATGCCGGCTGCAAGGTGGTGATGCCGTGGGCTGCTCCCATCGGCAGCGCGAAAGGCATCACCAACCGCGACGCGCTCAAGCTGCTGCGCGAGCGGCTGCCCGACATCACGCTGGTGGTCGACGCCGGCCTCGGCGCACCGAGCCACGCGGCGCAGGCGCTGGAGCTCGGCTACGACGCCGTGCTGCTCAACACCGCGATCGCAAAGGCCGCCGATCCCGTCGCGATGGCGAATGCCTTCCGCCTCGGCATTGAGGCCGGCCGCACCGCTTATGAAGCCGGGCTGATGAACGCCCGCGACTTCGCTTCCCCCTCCACCCCTGTCGTTGGGACCCCGTTCTGGCATGCCGTATCCTGA
- the thiS gene encoding sulfur carrier protein ThiS has product MRVIVNGEQREVSSASVDALLSELDYEGTHFAIALNYDVVPKSRWAETSLKAGDEIEIITPRQGG; this is encoded by the coding sequence ATGCGCGTGATCGTGAATGGCGAGCAGCGCGAGGTGAGTTCCGCCAGCGTCGACGCGCTGCTGTCGGAGCTCGACTACGAAGGCACCCATTTCGCCATCGCGCTGAATTACGACGTCGTGCCGAAGAGCCGCTGGGCTGAGACCAGCCTGAAAGCCGGCGACGAGATCGAGATCATCACACCGCGGCAGGGAGGGTGA
- a CDS encoding FAD-dependent oxidoreductase: MLQTTKRPDSPVSIIGAGIAGAWQALLFAQAGHPVTLHERGDAAMADSTSHWAGGMLAPWCEAEVAEPVISRLGQRSLDIWRRELPDTPFNGSLVVAHPRERNDFERFAGMTEGHRRLDAAGLAELEPSLEGRFRDALFFPSEGHVEPRRVLPKLHERIIAAGGTIKFGSDVSAKELAELDPKGIVIDCRGLSARDEQKELRGVKGEMILIETSEVQLARPVRLIHPRWPLYVIPREAGLFMLGATSIEAEDTGVSVRSALELLGAAYTVHPAFGEARIVEFGSGLRPAFPDNLPRIGIRGGQISVNGLYRHGFLIAPALAELTLQYVQRGQIDNEVMQCA; the protein is encoded by the coding sequence ATGTTGCAGACGACCAAGCGACCGGATTCCCCGGTATCCATCATCGGCGCAGGCATTGCCGGCGCCTGGCAGGCCCTGTTGTTCGCGCAGGCCGGCCATCCCGTCACGCTGCACGAGCGCGGCGACGCCGCCATGGCCGATTCCACCAGCCATTGGGCCGGCGGCATGCTCGCGCCCTGGTGCGAGGCGGAGGTCGCCGAACCCGTCATCTCCCGGCTCGGCCAGCGCTCGCTCGACATCTGGCGGCGCGAGCTGCCCGACACGCCCTTCAACGGCTCGCTCGTCGTCGCCCATCCGCGCGAGCGCAACGATTTCGAGCGCTTCGCGGGGATGACCGAGGGCCATCGCCGGCTCGATGCAGCTGGCCTTGCCGAGCTCGAGCCGTCGCTGGAGGGCCGCTTCCGCGATGCGCTGTTCTTTCCCAGCGAAGGCCATGTCGAGCCGCGCCGCGTGCTGCCGAAGCTGCACGAGCGCATCATCGCGGCCGGCGGCACCATCAAGTTCGGCAGCGACGTGTCCGCGAAGGAGCTCGCAGAACTTGATCCTAAAGGCATCGTGATCGACTGCCGCGGCCTTTCCGCACGCGACGAGCAGAAGGAGCTGCGCGGCGTCAAGGGCGAGATGATCCTGATCGAAACCAGCGAGGTGCAGCTGGCCCGCCCGGTGCGGCTGATCCATCCGCGCTGGCCGCTTTACGTGATCCCGCGCGAGGCCGGCCTGTTCATGCTCGGCGCGACCTCGATCGAGGCCGAGGACACTGGCGTCAGCGTTCGCTCGGCGCTGGAGCTGCTCGGCGCCGCCTATACGGTGCATCCGGCGTTCGGCGAGGCGAGGATCGTCGAATTCGGCTCGGGCCTGCGCCCCGCCTTTCCCGACAATCTCCCGCGCATCGGCATTCGCGGCGGCCAGATCAGCGTCAACGGCCTCTACCGCCACGGCTTCCTGATCGCACCGGCGCTCGCCGAGCTGACGCTGCAATACGTCCAGCGCGGCCAGATCGACAACGAGGTGATGCAATGCGCGTGA
- a CDS encoding lytic transglycosylase domain-containing protein, translating to MKILRIAALLAAGLTLPQAAFAGEAEYAEMVATHARANGVPEALVHRVIMRESRYQPGLVGHGGTIGLMQIKLATARGLGYTGDAAGLRDPNTNLTYAVKYLAGAYRAANGDHTRAVRYFAGGYYYAAKRQRQEMVQQASADTSSQTWLEPNGNPQPMFGTPPHRKLAQRVRNARAQVPGNMR from the coding sequence ATGAAAATTTTACGCATCGCCGCGCTGCTCGCGGCCGGACTGACCTTGCCGCAGGCCGCATTCGCAGGCGAAGCCGAATATGCCGAGATGGTCGCGACCCACGCGCGCGCCAACGGCGTGCCGGAAGCGCTGGTGCATCGCGTCATCATGCGCGAGAGCCGCTACCAGCCCGGTCTCGTCGGCCACGGCGGCACCATCGGCCTGATGCAGATCAAGCTCGCGACCGCCCGCGGGCTCGGCTACACCGGCGATGCCGCGGGCCTGCGCGATCCCAACACCAACCTCACCTACGCGGTCAAATACCTCGCCGGCGCCTATCGCGCCGCCAATGGCGACCACACCCGGGCCGTGCGTTATTTCGCGGGCGGCTATTACTACGCCGCAAAACGACAACGTCAGGAGATGGTTCAGCAGGCCAGCGCCGACACCAGCTCCCAGACCTGGCTGGAGCCGAACGGCAACCCGCAGCCGATGTTCGGCACCCCGCCGCACCGGAAGCTCGCCCAGCGCGTCCGCAACGCCCGGGCGCAGGTTCCCGGCAACATGCGTTGA
- a CDS encoding ATP-binding protein: MRPFGFFHLKGIGGQIAALVLASTVALHLVVTTAFLISRPDRPDTPPDGAPQLMDAALLLGSAKPDDRPRLIADLARAFPKLSIEAHAPGTATVVEDSESQHLHGLRRHLGRGYKVVQLAPEGGAHRIGVELPDGTMIAGHVESGPRPWFWGAPWLLTLMTAFICISVLGLWAARALATPLSSFAQAAENFSLDGTSEPLPERGPEEIRSVARALNRMHERIGRLMSDRTRMLAAISHDLRTPITRLRLRAEFIEDEGHRKRMLIDLDQMRSMLESVLSLLRNDRKIEAVTLVDIASTLQLIADQFGDMGHVVHYDGPASATAAGRPDDLHRGVTNLVENAVRFGAEVTIRLDVSGTRLVIDVEDDGPGISDARKQEMLEPFVRGDDARTMDDSTGFGLGLSIAHAIALAHGGELSLHDRVPHGLIVRMQLPIWQQPRLAA, encoded by the coding sequence ATGAGGCCGTTCGGGTTCTTCCACCTCAAGGGCATCGGCGGGCAGATCGCCGCGCTGGTGCTGGCCTCGACCGTCGCGCTGCATCTCGTCGTCACCACCGCCTTCCTGATCAGCCGTCCGGACCGCCCGGACACGCCGCCGGACGGCGCGCCCCAATTGATGGATGCCGCGCTGCTGCTCGGTTCGGCCAAGCCTGACGACCGCCCTCGCCTGATCGCGGATCTCGCGCGCGCCTTCCCCAAGCTCAGCATCGAGGCGCACGCGCCGGGCACGGCGACGGTGGTCGAGGACAGCGAAAGCCAGCACCTGCACGGGCTCCGCCGCCATCTCGGCCGTGGTTACAAGGTGGTGCAGCTCGCGCCCGAGGGCGGCGCCCATCGCATCGGCGTGGAATTGCCTGACGGCACCATGATCGCGGGCCATGTCGAGAGCGGCCCGCGTCCCTGGTTCTGGGGCGCGCCGTGGCTGCTGACGCTGATGACCGCCTTCATCTGCATCAGCGTGCTCGGCCTGTGGGCGGCGCGCGCGCTGGCTACGCCATTGTCGTCCTTTGCCCAGGCGGCCGAGAATTTCAGCCTCGACGGCACCTCCGAGCCCCTGCCCGAGCGTGGCCCGGAGGAGATCCGCTCGGTCGCGCGCGCGCTCAACCGCATGCATGAGCGGATCGGTCGGCTGATGTCGGATCGCACGCGAATGCTGGCGGCGATCAGCCATGATCTGCGCACGCCGATCACGCGGCTGCGCCTGCGCGCCGAGTTCATCGAGGACGAGGGCCATCGCAAGCGCATGCTGATCGATCTCGACCAGATGCGCTCGATGCTGGAATCCGTGCTCTCGCTGCTGCGCAACGACCGCAAGATCGAGGCGGTGACGCTTGTCGACATCGCCAGCACGCTGCAACTGATCGCCGACCAGTTCGGCGACATGGGTCATGTCGTGCATTATGACGGGCCGGCTTCGGCGACAGCCGCCGGGCGTCCCGACGATCTGCATCGCGGCGTCACCAACCTGGTCGAAAACGCGGTGCGCTTCGGCGCCGAGGTGACGATCCGCCTCGACGTATCGGGCACCAGGCTCGTCATCGACGTCGAGGACGACGGCCCCGGCATCTCGGACGCGCGCAAGCAGGAGATGCTGGAGCCGTTCGTGCGCGGCGACGACGCGCGCACGATGGACGATTCCACCGGCTTCGGCCTCGGGCTGTCGATCGCGCACGCGATCGCGCTCGCCCATGGCGGCGAGCTGTCGCTGCACGATCGCGTGCCGCACGGGCTGATCGTGCGCATGCAATTGCCGATCTGGCAGCAGCCGCGGCTGGCGGCGTAG
- a CDS encoding response regulator — protein sequence MANPSPNILVVEDDRETRTLIAKYLRNNACNVTAVSDGREMSRAMADHRVDLIILDVMLPGEDGLSLCRKVRSETQTPIIMLTARGEDVDRIVGLEMGADDYLSKPFNPRELLARINAVLRRQAAAQAASSIEGASTLAFEGWRIDLRLRELRNPEGARVAVTSAEFDLLRTFCERPGRVLSRDSLLDLTQGRNTGSFERSIDVLVSRIRRKIEPNPADPTIIKTVRSGGYLFTPRTEAVTTPLGN from the coding sequence ATGGCCAATCCCTCTCCCAACATCCTGGTTGTCGAAGACGACCGCGAAACCCGGACGTTGATTGCGAAGTACCTGCGCAACAACGCCTGCAACGTCACCGCCGTGAGCGATGGCCGCGAGATGTCGCGCGCCATGGCGGATCATCGCGTCGACCTCATCATCCTCGACGTCATGCTGCCCGGCGAGGACGGCCTGAGCCTGTGCCGTAAGGTGCGCTCGGAGACACAGACGCCGATCATCATGCTGACCGCGCGCGGCGAGGACGTCGATCGCATCGTCGGCCTCGAGATGGGCGCGGACGACTATCTGTCAAAGCCCTTCAACCCGCGCGAGCTGCTCGCGCGCATCAACGCGGTGCTGCGCCGCCAGGCCGCTGCACAGGCGGCGAGCTCGATCGAGGGCGCAAGCACGCTCGCCTTCGAGGGCTGGCGCATCGATCTGCGGCTGCGCGAGCTGCGCAATCCGGAGGGCGCACGCGTCGCGGTGACCAGCGCCGAGTTCGACCTGCTCAGGACGTTCTGCGAGCGGCCCGGCCGCGTGCTGTCGCGCGACAGCCTGCTCGACCTCACCCAGGGACGTAACACCGGCTCGTTCGAACGATCCATCGACGTGCTGGTCAGCCGCATCCGCCGCAAGATCGAACCGAATCCCGCCGATCCCACCATCATCAAGACGGTTCGCTCCGGCGGTTATCTCTTTACGCCCAGAACGGAAGCAGTTACGACGCCCCTCGGCAATTGA
- a CDS encoding PRC-barrel domain-containing protein: MLMKSIAAGLAGTALLATVAFAQSPTVTTDKAAPAATATTTTTTASGQWRTSKMDGLKVYNDANENIGSINDLLMDKNGDIKIAVIGVGGFLGLGEHLVAVPYEKLKFVNEAVAYTGTGAKPAATTTTGAATGTEKTTTTTTATTTSSTSKWYPDHAVFNASKDELKNMPEFKYSE; encoded by the coding sequence ATGTTGATGAAATCGATCGCCGCCGGTCTTGCCGGCACCGCGTTGCTTGCGACCGTTGCGTTTGCCCAGTCGCCGACCGTCACCACCGACAAGGCGGCGCCCGCGGCCACCGCGACAACGACGACCACGACGGCCTCCGGCCAGTGGCGCACGTCCAAGATGGACGGCCTGAAGGTCTACAACGACGCCAACGAGAACATCGGCTCGATCAACGACCTGCTGATGGACAAGAACGGTGACATCAAGATCGCCGTGATCGGCGTCGGCGGCTTCCTCGGCCTGGGCGAGCATCTCGTCGCCGTGCCCTATGAGAAGCTGAAGTTCGTCAACGAGGCCGTCGCCTACACCGGCACGGGCGCCAAGCCCGCGGCGACCACCACGACGGGCGCTGCGACCGGCACCGAGAAGACCACCACGACGACGACCGCGACGACCACCTCGTCTACGTCGAAGTGGTATCCGGACCATGCCGTGTTCAACGCGAGCAAGGACGAGCTGAAGAACATGCCCGAGTTCAAGTACTCGGAGTAA
- a CDS encoding ABC transporter substrate-binding protein has protein sequence MQKLIAAVAAGLALAASLGAAQAQISDDVVKIGVLTDMSSLYADATGKGSLAAVEMAVADHGAKVAGKPVQVVAADHQNKPDVGVNIARNWYDNDKVDAIFDVPTSSVALPVSALTREKNKININSGGGSSDITGAQCSPNTVHWTYDTYALSNVAGKAMVKRGEDTWFFVTADYAFGMALQRDAANVVKESGGKVLGEVRHPLNSSDFSSFLLQAQASKAKVVALANAGGDTTNALKQASEFGLTQGGQKMIALLQEITDTHSLGIKATQGLIVTDAFYWDMNEETRAFSKRFNDKVGHMPTMIQAGLYSATMHYLKAIEAIKTDEAPKVMEQMRATPVNDFFAKNGKIRIDGRMVHDMYLFEVKKPEESKGEWDLYKLIATVPGDEAFRPLDKGGCPLVK, from the coding sequence ATGCAAAAACTCATCGCCGCGGTTGCGGCAGGCCTCGCTCTCGCCGCCTCGTTAGGCGCCGCGCAGGCGCAGATCTCCGACGATGTCGTCAAGATCGGCGTGCTCACGGATATGTCGAGCCTCTATGCGGACGCGACCGGCAAGGGTTCTCTCGCTGCCGTCGAGATGGCGGTCGCCGATCACGGCGCCAAGGTCGCGGGCAAGCCCGTGCAGGTGGTCGCCGCCGACCACCAGAACAAACCCGACGTCGGCGTCAACATTGCCCGCAACTGGTACGACAACGACAAGGTCGACGCGATCTTCGATGTTCCGACATCCTCGGTCGCGCTGCCGGTCTCGGCGCTGACGCGCGAGAAGAACAAGATCAATATCAATTCCGGCGGCGGTTCCTCCGACATCACGGGCGCGCAATGCTCGCCCAATACCGTGCACTGGACCTACGATACCTACGCGCTATCGAACGTCGCAGGCAAGGCGATGGTGAAGCGCGGCGAGGACACCTGGTTCTTCGTCACCGCCGACTACGCTTTCGGCATGGCGCTGCAGCGCGACGCCGCCAACGTGGTCAAGGAAAGCGGCGGCAAGGTGCTCGGCGAGGTCCGCCATCCGCTCAATTCGTCGGACTTCTCCTCCTTCCTGCTGCAGGCCCAGGCCTCCAAGGCCAAGGTGGTCGCGCTCGCCAATGCCGGCGGCGACACCACCAACGCGCTGAAGCAGGCGTCCGAGTTCGGCCTGACGCAGGGCGGCCAGAAGATGATCGCGCTGCTGCAGGAGATCACCGACACCCACTCGCTCGGCATCAAGGCGACGCAGGGCCTGATCGTCACCGACGCGTTCTACTGGGACATGAACGAGGAGACGCGCGCCTTCTCGAAGCGCTTCAACGACAAGGTCGGGCACATGCCGACCATGATCCAGGCCGGGCTCTATTCGGCTACCATGCATTATCTCAAGGCGATCGAAGCCATCAAGACCGACGAAGCACCGAAGGTGATGGAGCAGATGCGCGCCACGCCGGTGAACGACTTCTTCGCCAAGAACGGCAAGATCCGCATCGACGGCCGCATGGTCCACGACATGTATCTGTTCGAGGTCAAGAAGCCCGAAGAGTCGAAAGGCGAGTGGGACCTCTACAAGCTGATCGCCACCGTCCCCGGCGACGAAGCCTTCCGTCCGCTCGACAAGGGCGGCTGCCCGCTAGTGAAGTAG
- a CDS encoding ABC transporter permease: MSNHSSLRTPSQRIAWTATIVISTLVFIFLIAPILAIMPLSFSSGSYLAYPLPGLSLRWYDDFINSPRWMNSLKNSMIIGVAATLLSMLLGTLAALGLAQWKSRFKPLVLAFVLSPVVVPGVITAVGLYFFFAPIGLTGSYLGLILAHTALATPFVVITVGATLQSFDTNLARAAASLGASPLQAFRRVILPLILPGLASGALFAFATSFDEVVIVLFMAGPEQRTLPREMFSGIRENISPTITAAAVILTTVSVILLATLEGLRRRNERLKGSEG; encoded by the coding sequence TTGAGCAATCATTCTTCGCTCCGCACGCCCAGCCAGCGCATCGCGTGGACCGCGACCATCGTCATCTCCACGCTGGTGTTCATCTTCCTGATCGCGCCGATCCTCGCGATCATGCCGCTGTCCTTCAGCTCGGGCTCGTACCTCGCCTATCCGCTGCCCGGCCTCTCCTTGCGCTGGTACGACGATTTCATCAATTCGCCGCGCTGGATGAATTCGCTGAAGAACAGCATGATCATCGGCGTCGCCGCGACGCTGCTGTCGATGCTGCTTGGCACGCTGGCCGCGCTGGGGCTGGCGCAGTGGAAGAGCCGGTTCAAGCCGCTCGTGCTGGCTTTCGTGCTGTCGCCTGTCGTCGTGCCCGGCGTCATCACCGCCGTCGGCCTCTATTTCTTCTTCGCGCCGATTGGCCTCACCGGCAGTTATCTCGGCCTGATCCTGGCCCACACCGCGCTGGCGACGCCCTTTGTGGTGATCACGGTCGGCGCGACGCTGCAAAGCTTCGACACCAATCTGGCACGCGCCGCGGCCTCGCTCGGCGCCTCGCCGCTTCAGGCGTTCCGCCGCGTGATCCTACCGCTGATCCTGCCTGGCCTCGCGTCGGGTGCGCTGTTCGCCTTCGCGACCAGCTTCGATGAGGTGGTGATCGTGCTGTTCATGGCAGGTCCCGAGCAGCGCACCCTGCCCCGCGAGATGTTCAGCGGCATCCGCGAGAACATCAGCCCGACCATCACGGCAGCAGCGGTGATCTTGACGACGGTATCCGTCATCCTCCTCGCCACCCTGGAAGGCCTGCGCCGGCGCAACGAACGGCTCAAGGGCAGCGAAGGCTGA
- a CDS encoding ABC transporter permease, giving the protein MTAASLTGADAKPEVSLRRRLKQAERARQLKAFALVGPLLVFLLFTFAGPIAGMLWRAVDDREVRQVLPRTVAALADWDGRDLPDEKAYAALASDIMAARAAGTLAIAAKRLNYATNGFRTILTGTARNLKAAPEPGTARETLGRINPAWRERTTWTTIKDAGGPVTGFYLLAALDLTRNVDGAIVSASPDQAIYRDVFARTFLISLSVTALCLILGFPVAYLLATLPPGRSNLLMIFVLLPFWTSLLVRTCAWIVLLQSQGVVNDSLHWLGIIDAPLRLIYNRFGVCVAMTHVLLPFMILPLYSSMKAISPAYMRAAASLGAPPVTAFLRIYLPQTLPGIGAGSLLVFILALGYYITPALVGGAADQMISYFIALYTTETANWGLASALGAVLLLATLLLALVYGKLVQGQQVTGGMKN; this is encoded by the coding sequence ATGACAGCAGCGTCCCTCACCGGCGCCGATGCCAAGCCCGAGGTGTCGCTCAGGCGGCGCCTGAAGCAGGCTGAACGCGCGCGCCAGCTCAAGGCGTTCGCGCTCGTTGGGCCGCTTCTCGTCTTCCTGCTCTTCACCTTCGCGGGCCCGATCGCCGGCATGCTGTGGCGCGCGGTTGACGACCGCGAGGTGCGTCAGGTTCTGCCTCGGACGGTCGCGGCTCTCGCGGACTGGGACGGCAGGGACCTGCCGGACGAAAAGGCCTACGCGGCGCTGGCAAGCGACATCATGGCAGCGCGTGCCGCCGGCACCCTCGCCATCGCGGCCAAGCGGCTCAACTACGCAACGAACGGCTTTCGTACGATCCTGACCGGCACGGCACGCAATCTGAAGGCGGCGCCCGAGCCCGGCACGGCCAGGGAGACGCTCGGCAGGATCAACCCGGCCTGGCGCGAGCGCACCACCTGGACGACGATCAAGGACGCCGGCGGCCCGGTGACCGGCTTCTACCTGCTCGCGGCGCTCGACCTGACGCGGAACGTGGACGGCGCGATCGTCTCGGCCTCGCCGGATCAGGCCATCTACCGCGACGTCTTCGCCCGCACCTTCCTCATCAGCCTCAGCGTCACGGCCCTGTGCCTGATCCTCGGCTTCCCGGTCGCTTACTTGCTGGCGACGCTGCCGCCCGGCCGGTCAAATCTGTTGATGATCTTCGTCCTGCTGCCGTTCTGGACATCGCTTCTGGTCCGCACCTGCGCCTGGATCGTGCTGTTGCAGAGCCAGGGTGTCGTGAACGACAGCCTGCACTGGCTTGGCATCATCGACGCACCGCTGCGGCTGATCTACAACCGCTTCGGTGTCTGCGTGGCGATGACCCACGTTCTCCTGCCGTTCATGATCCTGCCGCTGTACAGCAGCATGAAAGCGATCTCGCCCGCCTATATGCGTGCCGCCGCCTCGCTCGGTGCGCCTCCGGTCACCGCCTTCCTGCGGATCTACCTGCCGCAAACCCTGCCCGGCATCGGCGCGGGAAGCCTGCTCGTCTTCATCCTGGCGCTCGGCTACTACATCACGCCCGCACTCGTCGGCGGCGCCGCCGATCAGATGATCAGCTATTTCATCGCGCTCTACACGACGGAGACAGCCAACTGGGGACTCGCATCGGCGCTGGGTGCGGTGCTGCTGCTGGCCACTCTTCTCCTCGCTCTCGTCTACGGCAAGCTGGTGCAGGGACAGCAGGTCACGGGAGGCATGAAGAATTGA
- a CDS encoding ABC transporter substrate-binding protein has protein sequence MLKRKTGRIALGFAAAFVASAALANVAQARDLTVVSWGGAYQDAQKKVYFEPFKKAAGIAMNDESWDGGVGVLRAKVQGGAATWDVVQVESDELAVGCEEGLYEKLDYSRIGGEAAYIPPSVNPCGVGAILYDFVLGYDKDKLKQAPGGWADFFDTKKIPGKRALRQGPKTTLEIALMADGVAPKDVYKVLATDEGIERAFKKLDTIKGDIVWWKAGAQPPQLLASGEVVMTSVYNGRIDTANKNDKKNFGMVWDGALFTLDSWVILKGSPNKDAAYKFLDFAGKAENQSKLSENIAYGTSNKDAAAKLQPAVLKDLPTAPDNIKNAVEINVAFWLENIDRLTERFNKWAAK, from the coding sequence ATGCTGAAGCGCAAGACTGGCAGGATTGCTTTGGGATTCGCCGCGGCGTTCGTCGCCAGCGCGGCACTGGCCAATGTCGCGCAGGCGCGTGACCTGACCGTCGTCTCGTGGGGCGGCGCGTATCAGGATGCCCAGAAGAAGGTCTATTTCGAGCCGTTCAAGAAGGCAGCCGGTATTGCGATGAACGACGAGTCCTGGGACGGCGGTGTCGGCGTGTTGCGCGCCAAGGTGCAGGGTGGCGCCGCCACCTGGGACGTCGTTCAGGTCGAGAGCGACGAACTCGCGGTCGGCTGTGAAGAGGGCCTGTACGAGAAGCTGGATTATTCCAGGATCGGAGGCGAGGCCGCCTATATCCCGCCGTCGGTCAACCCCTGCGGCGTCGGTGCCATCCTCTATGATTTCGTGCTCGGCTACGACAAGGACAAGCTGAAGCAGGCCCCGGGCGGCTGGGCCGATTTCTTCGACACCAAGAAGATTCCGGGCAAGCGCGCCCTGCGTCAGGGCCCGAAGACCACGCTGGAGATCGCCCTCATGGCCGACGGCGTCGCGCCGAAGGACGTCTACAAGGTGCTGGCGACCGACGAGGGCATCGAGCGCGCGTTCAAGAAGCTAGACACCATCAAGGGCGACATCGTCTGGTGGAAGGCCGGCGCCCAGCCGCCGCAATTGCTCGCCTCCGGTGAGGTGGTGATGACGTCCGTCTACAATGGCCGCATCGACACCGCGAACAAGAACGACAAGAAGAATTTCGGCATGGTGTGGGACGGCGCGCTCTTCACGCTCGACAGCTGGGTCATCCTGAAGGGCAGCCCGAACAAGGACGCCGCCTACAAGTTCCTCGACTTCGCGGGCAAGGCGGAGAACCAGTCAAAACTGTCGGAAAACATCGCCTACGGCACCTCGAACAAGGACGCAGCCGCCAAGCTGCAGCCAGCCGTCCTGAAAGACCTGCCGACCGCGCCTGACAACATCAAGAACGCGGTCGAGATCAACGTGGCCTTCTGGCTCGAGAACATCGATCGGCTGACCGAGCGCTTCAACAAATGGGCCGCGAAATAA